CCAAAAAGCGGTCCAGTCTTTCCAACGCTGCAGCCACCAGCTCGTCCTTGCGTGCGGCGCGCAACTGGCGCACGCTGGCTCGGATTCCTCCGCCTGCGGCAGCAATCTCCTGGTAGCTCTTGCCCATGGCTCGCAGCTCGAACTCCTGCTCCCTGCTCCCAGCAAACACGAGGTGGGTGTGCGCGTCTATCAGGCCAGGAGTCACAACCTTACCGGCGGCATCGATAACTACCGTATTGCGATGGCGCGCCACGGAAGCCAGTACCTCGTCCGTTGGGCCTACGGCCACCACCCTCTCGCCCCTGATCGCCACCGCTCCATCCTGGAATGTAACCATTCGTGCGTCCCCAGTGCCGGACGACTGGCCTAACTGGGGCGTCACGACTTGGGCAGCATGCAGGATAAGCAGGTCTGCGCGCACCTCTACCCCTGCGGCCACATAGGGATTTTCACCCCTTTTCCCCTGGCAGTGGCGATTGCCTCTGGGTAGCCGGCGTCCACGTGGCGCGCGATGCCGATTCCTGGGTCGTTGGTGAGCACCCTGTCCAGGCGCACCGCCATCTCTGGTGTCCCATCCGCTACGATCACCTGGCCTGCATGGATCGCCTTGCCATGACCCACGCCGCCGCCATCATGCACGGCCACCCAGCTTGCCCCCGACACCGCATTGAGGAGCGCGTTAAGAATCGGCCAGTCGGCCACGGCATCGGAGCCGTCCCGCATCCCCTCGGTCTCGCGCAAGGGCGAAGCCACCGACCCGCAGTCCAAGTGATCGCGCCCTATGACAATGGGCGCCTTCAGCTCCCCTGTCCTCACCATGTCATTGATCCGGAGCCCAAGCTTGGCCCTGTCCCCGTAACCCAGCCAACAGACTCTGGCGGGCAACCCCGGCAAGCGGGCAAAATCCAGGTACTTCTGCGCGAGCGTAATCCAATTCACCAGCACCCTGTCGTGGGAAAATTCGTCTAAAATGACAGCGTCGATTTTGAAGATGTCCTCTGGGTCTCCCGACAGGGCGGCCCAGCGGAATGGACCGCGCCCCTCACAGAAGAGCGGCCGAATGTATTCCAAGACGAACCCTTTGATGTCAAAGGCGTCGGCCACGCCCTTCTCGTATGCATACTGGCGGATACCGTTACCATAGTCAAACACCACCGCCCCGCGGCGCTTGAACCCAAGCATGGCGCGCACGTGCTCGGCCATAGACTCTTTTGCCAGCTCCACATACTTCTCCGGGTCCTCTTCACGCAGGCGCTCCGCTTGCTGGCGTGAAAGCCCTTTTGGCCAGTACCTCTTTGGCTCATGGGCCGACGTCTGATCGGTGACCACATCCGGAATGATGTTCCGGCGCAAGATCTCTGGATGCGTCTCCGCCGTGTTCCCCACCAGGCCGACAGAGAGCGCCTCGCCCCTCTCTTTGGCCGCCAACACCAACTGGAGCGCCTCGTCCAGGTTTTCGCAGAGGCGGTCACACAATCCCTCACGAATGACGCGCTCGATGACCTCGCGCCGGAACTCCACGCCCAAAAAGGCGGCACCGTTCATTTTGGCCGCAAGGGCCTGAGCCCCTCCCATGTTACCCAGGCCACCGGTCAGCAGAAACTTGCCGCGGAGCGAACCGCCGAAATGGCGTTTGGCTGCCGCAGCAAAAGTCTCGTACGTCCCCTGCAGTATCCCTTGCTGGCCGATGAAAATCCAACTTCCGGCGGTCATCTGACCGTACATGATGAGCCCCTTGGCGTCGAGCTCATCGAAGTAGGCGTCATTGTCCCACTGGGGGACGATCAGGGAGTTGGCAATCAGCACACGCGGCGCGTAGGTGTGGGTCCTGAATATGCCTACCGGCTTGCCCGATTGAATGAGGAGCGTCTCATCGTTCTCCAGGTCCTTAAGGCATCTCACGATGGCGTCGTACGCGTCCCAGTTGCGCGCCGCCTTGCCGCTGCCACCGTAGATGACCAGGTGCTCGGGGTCTGCTCCCTGCTCCAAGTTGTTCATGAGCATACGCAGGGCGGCTTCTTGGTGCCACCCCTTGCACACGAGGTTCAACCCTCGCGGTGCTTTGATGGTTCCTCTTATCCTTTCACCCACAGCTCACCTCCAGACCATGGAGCTACAAACGTGCCTCTTGGTCCAGAAAAGCAAAAGGCAACCCTGGGTTGCCTGCTGCACCATATCGCCTCGTGGGATACATCAGATTGCTGGTCCGTGAGCACCAGGCCCCTTGACACCGTGTCAATCACCGCTCTCGGCCGCAGGGGCAGGAGCCTTCTCCTCTGCCTGCTTTTCCTTCTCTTTCTTCTTGGCCTCGCGCTTCTCACGCTGCGCCTCGATGCGGGCCTTCTGCACGCCCTCGTACCCCACCAGCTCGAGGATGGCTAGCTCCGCGCCATCGCCGTAGCGGCGCCCTAACGCCACCACCCTGGTGTACCCGCCTTTCCGCTCCGCATAACGCGGCGCAATCTCAGAGAATAGCTTCCGCACCACCGCCTTATCACGCACGGTGGCCAGCACAAGGCGGCGCGAGTGCAAGTCGTTGCGCTTGGCGATGTTGATGAGTCGGTCCGCAAGGCGCCGTGCCTCTTTGGCCTTGGCCAATGTAGTTTTGATGCTCAGGTGTTCGAACAAAGCGCTGACCAGATTGGACAGCAGCGCCCGGCGATGGCTAGCCGTCCTGCCCAGTTTCTTCAGTTTCCTGTTATGTCGCATCGACGCTCGTCCTGACTAAGGTGACGTTCTACTTTGGTTCTTCTTGCAAATACTTGTCCACATCCATACCAAAGTGCAGGCCCCTGGACTCCAAGATCCTGTTCAATTCCTGCAGTGACTTGCGCCCAAAGTTGCGGAAGCGAAGCATCTCCTGTTCGTCGCGCCGCACTAGGTCCGCGATGGTCTCGATGTTGGCCGCCCGCAGGCAGTTGGAGGCCCGCACCGAAAGCTCCAGCTCCTCGACGCTCATCTTCAGCAGCTTGCGAATCCGCGCTGCCTCCTCGTCCACCTCCACCGGCTCCTCTTCCTCCGGCTCCACTTCAAAGTTAATGAAGAGCTGGATGTGGTCCTGAAGGATTTGACCCGCGTACGTGAGGGCATCGTCCGGCGTGATGCTGCCATCGGTATCGATCTCCAGGATCAGGCGCTCATAGTCGGTGCGCTGTCCCACCCGGGTGTTCTCGACCGTGTAGCGCACATTCTTGATGGGCGTATAGATGGCATCAATGGGAATCGAACCAATGGGCTGATCTGGGAGGCGATTCTCCTCTGCCGGCACATACCCCCTCCCACGCCCGATGCGCAGCTCGATCTTGAAGTCGGCCTTCTCATTAAGCGTGGCAATGTGGTGCTCGGGATTAAGCACCTCAAAATCCGCGGGGTTGACGGCAATATCGCCGGCCTTGAACTCACGCGGGCCCTTCAGGTGCAGCACCACTTTGTCGGGCTTTCGGTTAATGAGCTTGAGGCGCACCTCCTTCAGGTTCATGACGATCTCGGCCACGTCCTCTTTGACGCCGGGAATCGTCGAGAACTCGTGTTGCACTTTGTCGATGCGCACCATGGTGATGGCCGCACCCGGCAGGGAGGACAGGAGTACCCGGCGCAGCGCATTGCCGATGGTGACGCCGAAACCCTTCTCCAAGGGTTGCACAATGAATCGGCCGTGGGTGTTGCTATAGACCGATTCGTCGAGCTCGATGCTCTCCGGCATCTGAAAATTGGGTAAGCTCATGTATCTTCACTCCACAAATGTGTCCACTCCGTGTTCCGCCGCTGCCCGCACAAGGGGCACGCTATCACTTGGAGTAGAGCTCCACAATGAGACTCTCGTTCGCCGGCAGCGGGATATCGGCGCGATTGGGAATTTCCAGGAGCGTTCCCGACATGTTCGCCTTGTCCAGGGCCAGCCAGGGCAGCTGTTTCCCGTCACGCATGCGCCGCATGGAGGCATGGAAGATTTCCAGCTGCCGACTCTTTGCCCTGACCTTCACCTCATCGCCCGGCTTGAGTCGGTACGATGGGACATCGACGATGCGATTGTTGACCAAGAAGTGGCGGTGGCGAACCAGCTGTCGCGCTGCCTTCCGCGATGGAGCCAGGCCCAGGCGGTACACCACATTGTCCAGACGAGTCTCCAACAGCCGCAGGAGGTTCTCGCCGGTGATGCCAGGCTGGCGCACTGCCTTTTCAAAATAGTTGCGGAACTGCGCCTCGAGCACGCCGTAGATACGCCGCACTTTTTGCTTTTCGCGCAGCTGCAAGGCAAACTGCGACTGCTTGAAGCGGCGTGTGCGGCCGTGCTGGCCCGGGGCATAGCCGCGCTTCTCGAATGGGCACTTGGCGCTGTCGCACTTGGTGCCCTTGAGAAACAGCTTCTGCCCTTCGCGACGGCATAGCTTGCAGTCCGGTCCAGTATATCGTGCCATGAAAAACTGCCTCCAGTGCTCCGGTTCTTATTCTCTACGCGGCGTCAGACCCGACGGCGCTTTGGCGGACGACAGCCGTTGTGCGGGATGGGGGTGACGTCCTTTATGGCCACCACCTGCAGACCGGCCGCCTGCAACGATCGTACGGCTGCTTCACGGCCGGCGCCCGGTCCCTTGATCATCACTTCCACACGGCGCAGGCCAAGCTCAAGAGCCTCCTTCGCCGCTGCTTCGGCAGCAAGCTGGGCGGCAAAAGGGGTGCTCTTGCGCGAGCCCTTGAAGCCGATCCGCCCCGCTGACGCCCAGGAGATCACGTTGCCGTAACTATCGGTCAACGAAACAATGGTGTTGTTGAAGGTGGCCTTGATATGGGCCACGCCGTTTGCCTCGACACTTGTGCGCTTACGCGCACGCCTTCGCATTGCGCCCAAACTTTACCTCCGCATGGCAATTTCTTCACGTCCGCGCTACGATTTCTTCTTCACGCCCACGATGCGCCGGCGCCCACGGCGCGTGCGGGCGTTGGTGTGCGTGCGCTGGCCGCGCACCGGAAGATTACGGCGGTGCCGAAGCCCACGGTAGCAGCCAATGTCCATCAACCGCTTGATGTTCATCGTCTCTTCCGCGCGCAGAGCGCCTTCCACCTTGTACTCCGCCGCAATGATGGAACGGATCTTCGCTGCATCATCGGGCGAAAGGTCCTTGACGCGAATGTCGGGGTTAACCCCAGCCTTGGCCAGAATCTTCCGCGACGAAGTTAGACCTATGCCATAGATGTAGGTCAGGGCTATCTCGATTCGCTTCTCGCGCGGCAAGTCAATTCCAGCGATACGTGCCAAAACGGCCTCCTCGAAAGAAAGTCACACCCTTGCTCAACCCTGCCGCTGCTTATGGCGCGGGTTCTTGCAGATCACCATCACCACGCCCTTGCGCCGAACAATCTTGCAGCTCTCACAAATCTTCTTTACTGATGAACGCACTTTCATCGTTCTACTCCGACTCCACGCACCCGTCGCACCTGACAGGCACAATGGCCTGCCCGTTGCTCCCTGAGATCCCCCTCATCTCAGGCTATGTGGCCTTACTTGTACCGGTACGTAATCCGCCCCCGGGTCAAGTCGTACGGCGACAGTTCCACGGTCACCTTGTCACCCGGCAAAATCCTTATAAAGTGCATGCGCATTTTGCCGGAAATGTGCGCCAGCACCTGGTGACCGTTTTCCAACTCCACCCGGAATGCGGCGTTGGGCAACGTCTCAATGATTGTGCCGTCAACTCGTATCGGTTGCTCTTTGGCCATGGACCTCCTGCTCCACAACTACTTGACCAGGTCTTCGGTCAGGATTAGCGGCTCACCGTCCGTGACGACAATCGTGTGTTCGAAGTGCGCCGACGGTAACCTGTCCTTCGTTACCACCGTCCAGCCGTCCGCAAGCGTGGTCACTTCGTGACTTCCCATGTTAACCATGGGCTCGATCGCCAAGACCATGCCTGGGCGCAGCCTTGGGCCTCGGTGAGGGGCGCCGAAGTTGGGCACCTGAGGTGGCTCGTGAAGGCTCCGGCCTATGCCGTGTCCCACCAGTGCCCTCACCACGGAAAAACCTGCCTGCTCCACCGTGGTCTGTATGGCGTGCGAAATATCCGACAGCCGATTCCCCGCGCGCGCCCGAGCGATGCCCGCATACAGTGCCTCGCGCGTGGCGCGCAGCAGGCGCTCCTTCTCCGGTGAGATGTCCCCCACCGGGAACGTCCTGGACGCATCGGCGTAGTACCCAGCCATTTCTACGCCAATATCGACCCCCACGATCTCCCCTTCACTCAAAACTCTTGCACCTGGGATACCGTGCACCACCTCTTCGTCAACGGACACGCAGATATGGGCCGGAAAGCCCATGTAGTTCTTGAACGCCGCCCGAGCCCCTCGTCCCAACAGGAAGCGCGCCACCTCCTGATCCAGCACTTCGGTGCGTAGCCCAGGCCTGATCAGCGACTCTGCCAGCTCCAGCGCTTCTGCAACCAGTCTCCCACATGCCCGCAGGAGCTCGATCTCGCGCTGAGTCCTCAGCGCGATGTTGTGCTCATACCTGCCCGCTGCACCGCCTCCAGAATAGCCCTGTGCACCTCAGCGATCGACCGGTCCCCCTGGATGGCACATAGCTTCCCCTGCTTCTCGTAGTATTTCCGCACCGGTTCGGTTTGCCGCGCATACACGCGCAGACGTTCGCGCACGGTCTCCTCATTATCGTCCGCGCGCTGCACAAGGGCCCCTCCGCATTTGGGGCACACACCCGTACGCGCCGGCTCGTCGCTGAGCAAGTTATACACGGTCCCACAGGTTGCGCAGACCCTCCGGCTGCTGAGGCGTCTGACAATCTCCGCCTCCGGAACCTCCAAAAGCACTACAAGGTCGACGGTCTTGCCCTTTGCGCCCAATAGTCGGTCAAGAGCCTCAGCCTGCGCAACCGTACGGGGGAAGCCGTCCAGGATAAAACCCCTGGCGCAATCATCTGCTGCCAGACGCTCCTCAACTACTCGAACCATGAGCGCATCAGGGACCAACTTCCCCTCGGCCATCACCCCTTCCACCTCTTTGCCCAGTGGCGTCCTCTGTGCCACCGCCTCGCGCAGCATGTCGCCTGTAGAGATATGGGCTACGCCAAGCTCGGTGGCAAGCAGACTAGCCTGGGTTCCCTTGCCGGTGCCGGGTGCACCGAGCATGATGACGCGCATGGTCTGGTGCCGCTCCCACTCACCGTGCGCTTCACATGCGCCGGCGCCCTTTGATTCTGCCAGTCTTCAAGAACCCATCATAGTGACGCATCAACAGGTGCGACTCTACCTGCTGCAGCGTGTCCAACACCACACCCACCACAATCAGCAACGAAGTGCCACCATAGAATGAAGCAAAGTCATACGACACGTTGGACACCTTGGTCAAGAAGTAGGGGAATATGGCCACGATAGCCAGCGCGATCGACCCCGGCAAAGTGATGCGCGTCAGGATGTGGTCTATGAACTCACTGGTCTTGGCACCGGGTCGCACACCTGGAATAAACCCGCCATACTTCTTCATGTTGTCGGCCACGTCCACCGGGTTAAAGGCAATCGCAGTGTAGAAGTAGGTGAAGAAGACGATGAGCAACCCGTAGATCAGCCAGTACACGACCGACGTGGCAGAAAACATGTTGTTCAGAGACTCCACAAACCCGCTCTTCGGCAAAAAGGTGTGGATCGTCTGGGGCACAAAGAGAATCGATTGCGCAAAGATGATGGGCATGACGCCTGCCGTATTCACTCGCAGCGGCAAATGGGTGCTCTGCCCCCCGTAGATCTTGCGTCCAATGATGCGTTTTGCGTACTGGACCGGTATCTTACGGGTGCCTTGCGTCAATGCGACGGTGGCGGCTACGGTTCCCACAAAGACAGCGATGAGCAAAACCTCGGTCAAGAGCCCCCTGTTGCCGGCTAGAGCCTGCTGAATCTCATTAAAGATCGAGTTGGGGAACCTGGCGATGATGCCGATGAAAATGATGAGCGAAATGCCATTCCCGATTCCGCGCTCAGTGATCTGCTCCCCTAGCCACATGATCAGCACCGTGCCGGCCGCTAAGGTAAGCATAGTCAGGAAAGTAAAGAGAATGATCTGTCCTGTCGTGTCGGCCGAGACCACGCGGAGCAAGATGCGCTCACCTGTTTTGGTGGTAGTTTCCACCGGCGGAATTGAGCGCAGAAAGACTGAGACGCCATACGCCTGGAAAGCGGAGATAAGCACCGTGCCGTAGCGCGTGTACTGCGTTATCTTCTTGCGCCCCGCTTCTCCCTCCTTTTGCAGTTTCTGGAAGTACGGGACCACCGCCCCCAGCAACTGCAAGATGATTGAGGCAGAGATGTACGGCATGATGCCCAGAGCAAAGACCGTGGCGCGCTTGAGTGCCCCACCTGCGAAAAGGTCATAGAGCCCAAGGAGTCCGCCTCCACCCATCGCCGAGTCGATGTAGGCAGTCAAGGCAGGACCGCTCACCATGGGGATGGGCACGTGACCACCAATTCGGTAGACCACCAGGATGCCAAGCGTGAAAAGAATCTTCCGCTTCAGCTCCGGGATCTTGAAGGCGCTCTGGAATTCCCTGATCATAGCACCGTCACCTTCCCGCCCGCACTCTCGATTTTTTCTCTGGCGGACTTGCTGAACGCGTGAGCCGACACTTCCAAGGGGCGAGTGACCTCACCGGTGCCGAGGATCTTCACCGGCACTGTCTTCTTCTTGATGAGCCCTCTCTCGTGGAGCACTTTCGGATCAACTGTGGTGACCGACTCCAACCGGGCCAGGTCGCGAAGGTTCACCACCTGATACTCCTGTTTGAACGGGTTAGTGAATCCGCGCTTTGGTACCCGTCGCTGGAGTGGCATTTGGCCGCCCTCAAACCAGGCGCGATGCTTGGCACCCGACCGAGAGTGTTGGCCCTTGTGGCCGCGGCCGGAGGTACCGCCGTGCCCCGATGCATCGCCTCGTCCCAGACGTTTTCGCTGCTTTCGTGATCCTGCAGGTGGTTTTAGTCGCGATAGATTCATCGTTCCTCAATCTCGCTTATGGCGCAACTTTGCTGCGCGGCTCCAAGGGTAAGCAGCGCTACAGCTCCTGGACATTCACCAAATGGCTCACCTTGGCGATCATGCCGCGGATCTGTGGCGTGTCGCTGTGCTCAACACTCTGGTGAAGCTTCCGCAACCCCAACGCCCTCACGGTGAGCTTCTGTCGCCAGTGCCTGCCAATCGTGCTGCGCACCAAGGTTACCCGCAGTTTTTTCGTCTTCTTTGTCATCGCCTTATCCGCCGCCCGTCTACTCATTCTGCGCTTCAACCGTTGCTTCGTCGAGCCCAAAAAGCTGTCTCAAGCTCATGTCACGCCTCTTGGCTACCATACGAGCGTCGACCAGCTTGCTCAAAGCCACCATGGTGGCTTTGACCACGTTGTGAGGATTTGACGACCCCAGCGACTTGGTCAACACATCACGCACGCCTGCCGCCTCCATAATAGCGCGCACGGCGCCGCCCGCGATGACGCCTGTGCCAGGAGAGGCTGGGCGCAAGAGAACCTTGCCGGCACCATACTTGCCGATGACCAGGTGGGGAATAGTCGAACCCACTATCGGCACCCGCATGATGTTCTTCTTGGCGGCCTCAGACCCTTTGGCAATGGCATCGGTCACCTCGTTGGCCTTTCCCAGGCCTACGCCCACATGCCCTTTGCCATCTCCGACTACGACGATGGCGTTGAAGCTAAAGCGACGCCCGCCCTTGACCACCTTGGCCACGCGGTTGACGTGCACTACCTGCTCTTTCAGGTCCAATTCACTCGGGTTGATGCGCTCCAAACCTCGCTCCTGCTCTTTGCCAGTTCATGATCTCCGACGCATGAGGAAGCCGCTCAAAATTGCAGTCCACCCTCACGCGCCCCATCGGCCAAAGCCTTCACCCGACCATGGTACAGATAGCCACCCCGGTCAAACACAACCTTGCTGATATTGAGCGCCTTGGCCTTGTCCGCAATCCCTTTGCCAACTACCTTTGCCACCTCAACTTTGCTCTTCGCCTCCCTTAGTGCCGGCCGAAGAGCCTCGGTCAAACTAGAAACTCCTGTCAGCACACGATGGGTGGTATCGTCCACCAGTTGGGCGTAGATGTGGCGGTTACTGCGGAAGACCACTAGCCTGGGACGCTCCGGGGTACCATAGATCCGTTTCCGAATGCGCTTCTTCTTCCTTGCCCGCGCCTCTGCCTTCAGATTCGCTTTCTTCATCTCGCACTTGCGTTTTGTTCACCGTCTCATGACACTCTATCACCGCGCATTATGCGCCACTCTTGCCAGCCTTCTTGCGCACATGCTCCCCTTCGTACCGGATCCCCTTGCCCTTGTACGGCTCAGGCGGCTTAAGGGACCGTACTTTGGCCGCCACCTGTCCCACCAACGCCTTATCGATGCCCTTGACCACGATGTTGTTGGGGGTAGGCACCTCAAACGTGATGCCGGCCGGCGGCACGAATACCACAGGATGAGAAAAGCCCAGTTGCAGCTTCAGGCGCCCATTGACCAACTCCGCACGATAACCGACGCCTACCACTTCCAGCCGCTTCTGGAACCCCTCAGTCACGCCCACGATCATGTTGGCAATGAGGGTCCGGAACAGCCCGTGCAGCGCTCTGCCGCGGGGCGCATCGGGGAGCACGTCCACTACCACCTTGCCGTCATTCACGGCGCAGGTGAGCTGTCCAGGGAGCTCCACCGCCAGCTCACCCTTGGGCCCCTTCGCTACCACCCGGTTGTCTGCGACCGTGACCGTGACGCCCGCAGGCACCGGAATGGGGACTTTGCCTACTCGTGACACTTCACTCTCCTACACTGAGCACTTTTCACCACACATAACAGAGCACTTCGCCGCCTACTCCGGCCTTGCGCGCCTGTTGGCCGGTCATCACCCCTTTGGAGGTGGAAAGGATAGCGATGCCCAAGTTGTTGAGCACCCGGGGTATCTCTGCGGCACCCACATATTTCCGCTGCCCGGGCTTGCTCACCCGCTCCAGTCCCGAGATCACAGGTTCCTCGTTCTCATCGTAGCGCAAATAGATGCGCAGAATCCCTTGCTTACCGTCCTCTACCAGGACAAAGCTATGAATAAAATGCTGCTCCTGCAGGATGCGAGTGATCTCGGTCTTGAGACGCGAGGCCGGAATATCAACCTTCTTGTGCCCCGCGCGCAAGGCATTGCGAATCCTGGTCAGGTAGTCAGCGATTGGATCGGTCATCGACATCTATACTCTCCTCTTGCCCAAGGCCATGTCGCTCACCAGCTGGACTTGATGACACCCGGGATCATGCCCTGGCCGGCCAGTTCCCGAAAGCAGATGCGGCAAAGGCCAAACTTGCGCAGATAGCCACGTGGTCGACCACACCGGCTGCAACGATTGCGGTGACGCACTGCAAACTTCTGGGGTTTCTTCATCTTCGCGATGCACGATGTTCGGGCCAAGATCTCCTCTCCTTCCTTCGTCCTATCTCACGCTGCTTCTTTGCGCACAAAAGGCATACCGAAGGCTGCAAGCAGCTCGTAGGCTTCCTCATCGCTCTTGGCAGTGGTCACAATCGTGATGTCCATGCCCCTAATCTTTTCCACCTTGTCGTAGTTGATTTCGGGAAAGATAATCTGCTCCTTGATGCCGAGGGAATAGTTGCCACGGCCGTCAAAGGAGCGGTCCGAAAGCCCACGAAAGTCCCTTACGCGGGGCAGCGCTATGCTGATGAGGCGGTCCAAGAACTCATACATGCGCCAGCCGCGCAGGGTGACGTAACACCCGATTGGGTTACCCGCGCGCAGTTTGAATGCAGAGATGGCCTTGCGAGCCCTGCTCATTGCCGGGCGCTGTCCGGCGATCAGCGCCATCTCGTCCATGGCCAGGTCCAAGAGCTTGCGGTTCTCCAGGGCATCACCCACACCCATGTTGAGCACAATTTTCTCCAGGCGGGGCACCTGC
The DNA window shown above is from candidate division KSB1 bacterium and carries:
- the rplF gene encoding 50S ribosomal protein L6 — protein: MSRVGKVPIPVPAGVTVTVADNRVVAKGPKGELAVELPGQLTCAVNDGKVVVDVLPDAPRGRALHGLFRTLIANMIVGVTEGFQKRLEVVGVGYRAELVNGRLKLQLGFSHPVVFVPPAGITFEVPTPNNIVVKGIDKALVGQVAAKVRSLKPPEPYKGKGIRYEGEHVRKKAGKSGA
- the rpsH gene encoding 30S ribosomal protein S8, with the protein product MSMTDPIADYLTRIRNALRAGHKKVDIPASRLKTEITRILQEQHFIHSFVLVEDGKQGILRIYLRYDENEEPVISGLERVSKPGQRKYVGAAEIPRVLNNLGIAILSTSKGVMTGQQARKAGVGGEVLCYVW
- a CDS encoding type Z 30S ribosomal protein S14; its protein translation is MARTSCIAKMKKPQKFAVRHRNRCSRCGRPRGYLRKFGLCRICFRELAGQGMIPGVIKSSW
- the rplE gene encoding 50S ribosomal protein L5, translating into MDYRPRLLEQYRTEIVPHLMKRFGYKNVMQVPRLEKIVLNMGVGDALENRKLLDLAMDEMALIAGQRPAMSRARKAISAFKLRAGNPIGCYVTLRGWRMYEFLDRLISIALPRVRDFRGLSDRSFDGRGNYSLGIKEQIIFPEINYDKVEKIRGMDITIVTTAKSDEEAYELLAAFGMPFVRKEAA